Genomic window (Thiosulfatimonas sediminis):
ACAAACTCCATATCGTGTTCCACCACTACTACCGAGTGATGATGCTCGTCGGCGAGCGAGTTGAGCAGTGCGGCGGTTTTGTCAATTTCTTGCGGCGTCATGCCGGCAACCGGCTCATCGACCAGCAGCAGTTTCGGGTTTTGCATCAGCAGCATGCCGATTTCCAGCCACTGTTTCTGACCGTGCGACAAGGCGCCGGCAGGGTAATTCGGTTGTTCTTTCAAGCCGATTAGTTCGATGGTTTGCTCTAATTTGTCTTTTTGTGCGCCACTCATTTTGGCGAACAGGGTGGCGAAAACGCCTTTGTCCGCTTCCATTGCCAGTTCCAGGTTTTCCCAAACCGTGTGGTTCGGAAAGACCGTCGGCTTTTGGAATTTGCGCCCGATGCCGATTTTGGCAATGGCCGGTTCGTCCATTTTTAACAGGTCGATATCGTTGCCGAAAATGACCGTGCCTTCATCAGGTTTGGTTTTGCCGGTAATCACATCCATCATGGTCGATTTACCGGCACCATTGGCACCGATAATGCAGCGCAGTTCGCCGGCGTTCACCGTTAAGCTGAGGTTGTTGAGTGCTTTAAAACCGTCAAAGCTTTTGCTGATGTTGTTCACATAGAGCAAAGTGTCGCCCAGTTTGACGTTTTCTAGGCCATGTTGCGGTTCGCGTCTAAGCTGCATTGACCTTCTCCTTCGTGAATTTTTTAACCCATTTTTGCGTCTTGAGTTGTTGTTGTATGCCGGAAATCCCCTTTGGCAGGAAGAGGGTGACCAGCACAAACAGCGCACCGAGCGCATAAAGCCAAGCTTCCGGGAAAGCGCCAGTGAAATAGGTTTTACTGAAACTGACCAACACCGCGCCGAGAATTGCGCCATACAGAGTACCGCGCCCGCCGATAGCAACCCAGATAATCAACTCGATGGAGAACAGTGGCGAAAACACCGCCGGGTTGATAATCCCGACTTGCGGCACATATAAAGCTCCGGCAACGCCGGCCATCATCGCGGCCACCACAAACACAAACAGTTTGAAGTGTTCGACTCGATAGCCGATGAAACGCACGCGCGATTCTGCATCGCGAACCGCCATGACCACGCGGCCGAGTTTGGAGGTGATGATCGCGCGTGAAATCAAATAGCCGACAATCAGTGCGAAGACCGTGATTAAAAACAGGCCGACGCGGGTGCTGTCGGACTGTAAATCAAAGCCGAGCACGTCTTTGAAGTCGGTCAGGCCGTTGTTGCCGCCAAAGCCCATGTCGTTGCGGAAAAATGCCAGCATTAAGGCAAAGGTGAGGGCTTGGGTGATAATCGACAGATACACTCCGGTGACCCGAGAGCGGAAAGTCAGCCAGCCGAACACAAACGCCAAGAGCCCGGGAATGAACATCACCATTAGCATGGCGAAGAAGAAGTTATCGAAGCCGTACCAGAACCATGGCAGTTCTTGATAGTTTAGAAACACCATGAAATCGGGCAGAACCGGATCGCCGTAAACACCGCGATCGCCGATTTCGCGCATCAGATGCATGCCCATCGCATAGCCGCCGAGGGCAAAGAAAGCCCCGTGGCCGAGGCTGAGAATGCCGAGATAGCCCCAGACTAAATCCAACGACAGCGCCAGCAGTGCGAAGGCGAAGTATTTGCCGAGCAAAGTGACACCGTAAGCGGAGATGTGAAACAACGATTCCGGCGGAATCACTAAGTTGGCGATGCTGACCCAAATAGCGGTCAGAATCAGTAAGCTGATGGTTATTTTGCCACCGCGGTCATGTTCCAGCAGTTTGACCAGTACTGGGGTACGTTTTTGTGTTGCAGTCATTGTCGCACTCATCCATTAATCCTCCGCATCTCGGCCTTTTTTCGGAAAGAGGCCGCGTGGTTTTTTCTGAATAAACAGAATAATCAGTACCAAGATAATCACCTTGGCGAGAACCGCACCTTGCCACGGCTCGATGAATTTATTCAGCTCGCCCAGTGCGAAAGCGGCGATGAAGGTGCCCCAAAGGTTGCCGACGCCGCCGAAAACCACCACCATGAAGGAGTCGATAATATAGGCTTGCCCAAGGTTCGGGCCGACGTTGGTCAGTTGCGACAGCGCGACACCGGCGATGCCTGCCAGTCCTGAACCGAGGCCGAAGGTAATCATGTCGATGCGGTCGGTGTTAATGCCCATGGCTTTGGCCATTTGGCGGTTTTGCGTGACCGCGCGCACCTGTAAACCCAGCGAGGTGTATTTCATGATGTATAGCACGGCCAAGAAAATAATTACCGAGAAAATGACGATATACAGACGGCTGTAGGTGATGGAAAGCGCGTCGTTGATTTGCAGCGAGCCGGCAAGAAACTCCGGCGTGATGACTTCTTTATTAAGCGGCGAGAAAATCGTGCGCGCTAACTGTTGCAGAATCAGGCTGATACCAAAAGTGGCCAGCAGGGTTTCCAGCGGTCGGCCGTACAGATGGCGAATGACCAGTCTTTCAATCAAGATGCCGACCAGTGCGGCGGTCAGGAATGCCATGGGAATAGCAATCCAAATGGACAGCGCGATAAATCCGGGCATGATTTGTTGCATCACAAAAGCGGTATAGGCACCAATCATAATCATCTCACCGTGCGCCATATTAATCACGCCCATGACTCCGAAAGTAATCGCGAGACCGATTGCCACAAGTAATAGTACCGAGCCCATGCTTAAACCAAAAAAGAACGTTTCCACATGGCTCCATAGGTCACGATGAAATTCGATGGTTTTGATCGCCTTATCGGCGGCGTTAGCCAGTTCAATGTCTTGGGTAAATTCGCCCTGTGAATTTTTCGCACGTAAGGGCAGTAAAGCTTGTATCGCTTCGTTGCTTAGAGCGTCGGAGAGCTCTGTAATTGCACTTAGGCGTTCTTCTTTACTCTGTTTGTCGTCACTGACTTTTAGGATTAACAGCGTCTCTTGTAGAATGTTCTGGATGGTTTCATTGGTTTCGCTTTGTAAGGCGTTTTCAATCAGAAGTCGTTCATTTTCCGAGGCATTGCTGCGGATATTTTGCGCGGCGAGCAAGCGTTTTTCCGGATTGGCATCGGTCAGTTGCAGCTTAGAGATGGCGGCGCGGAGCATTTGCCGAATTTTGTTTTTGCTGCGCACCTTTTTAATGAGTGCAGCGTCTATAGGGTTGAGTGCATCAGCGGTATAAGCATCTAATGCCGAATAAGGCGATTGATTGCTGGTTAATATAATCAGTTGTTTCGTGCTTTGTACATAGTAAAGATTGTCGTTTAAGTAGGCGCTAAAAATTGCCTCTAATCGTGGGTGGTTTTGGTCGCTTAGTCCGGTGATAACGCGTTCGTTGGTACTAAGTTTTGCATTGGTGAGTTGTTGCAACTCCGAACGAAGTTGTTCGTCGTTAATACTTTGCGCCCAAGTTGTCTGGGTGAGCAGCATCAAGAAGCTCAAGGTGAGTAGTCGTATAAGCATAGGTCGTATCCACAAAAAAGCCCAGTGCGATCACTGGGCTTGGATTAAACGAGATTAGAAGTTTTGACCAGAGCATTTTGCGGTTTTAACATTGTAGTTACCGCACTCTAGTGGCGCACGCCAATCAGAAATTAAGTCTTTTGAATCCGGTAAGAAATCTGACCACGCATCGCCGACCACTAAGCCCGGCGTTGACGAGACCACTTCAAACTGACCGTTTTCTTGGATTTCACCAATCAATACCGGTTTGGTAATGTGGTGGTTTGGCATCATTGAGGAATAGCCGCCTGTTAAGTTGGGGACTGAAATACCAATCATCGCATCGACCACGGCGTCTGGTTTATCTGTTCCTGCTTTCTCAACTGCTTTTACCCACATATTAAAGCCGATATAGGTGGCTTCCATCGGGTCATTGGTGACGCGTTTATCGTTTTTAGCGAATTTTTTCCAGCTTTCGATAAATTCACTGTTCGCATCGGCTTCCACGCTTTGGAAGTAGTTCCAAGCGGCTAAGTGACCGACTAGAGGTTTCGTGTCTAAGCCAGATAGCTCTTCTTCACCCACCGAGAAAGCGACGACAGGAATGTCTTCTGAAGAAAGTCCTTGGTTCCCCAATTCTTTATAAAAAGGAATGTTGGCATCCCCGTTAATGGTTGAGACCACGGCTGTTTTCTTGCCGGTTGAACCAAATGATTTAATTTCTGAAACGATAGATTGCCAGTCTGAATGCCCGAAAGGGGTGTAGTTAATCATAATGTCTTTTTCCGCAACGCCTTTGGACATCAGATAAGCTTTGAGGATTTTGTTGGTGGTACGCGGATAAACATAGTCTGTTCCGGCCAGTACCCAGCGTTTTGCGCCAACCTCGTTCATTAAATAATCCACTGCTGGAATGGCTTGTTGGTTTGGCGCAGCACCGGTATAGAATACATATTTAGAGGACTCTTCCCCTTCGTACTGTACTGGATAGAACAGCGGCGTTTTGAGTTCTTCCAAGACCGGTAATACCGACTTACGTGAAACCGATGTCCAACAACCGAAAATGGTAGAGACCTTGTCGTTTTCAATTAAGCCGCGCGCTTTCTCAGCAAATAGCGGCCAATCAGAGGCTGGATCAACCACAACGGCTTCGAGTTTTTTACCCAATACACCGCCTTTTTTGTTTTGCTCTTCGATCAGCATTAAAACGGTATCTTTAAGCGTCGTTTCAGAAATCGCCATGGTGCCTGAAAGGGAGTGCAGTACGCCAACTTTAATCGTATCTGCGGCCTGTGCAAATCCAGCGGTGATTAGCCCGAGGGTGAGTGCGCCAATTTTAAAATTCTTGTGAAGCATCGACATTTTGGAAAGTCTCCTAAGATAGTGCAAGATTAAAAACCGTAACGACTACTTAAAGCTTTAGTTGTGCCTAATGTTGGATAAGTGTTTTAAATCAATTGGTTAATTGTAATTAAAGGGGTGTTTTACTGTAATTTAGAATTTTTTTGGTTTTAATTGGTGCTTAAATGTTTATATGTGGTGCGATTTTAAAGGTGTTGTTATACAGTGATGAACAGGCATGACGGATAACAAAAAGCCCCCAAAGAATTAATTCTTTGGGGGCTTTTTTCGTATCGCTATAAGGGATCAATAATTGTTGAATGTTTAAGACGTCACAATCACAGTTTACAAGCTCCGCCAGCGCAGCCGTCGTCTTCGTGGTTATCATCGGCACCATCACGAGTGTTGTGGTAGTACAGCGTTTTTAAGCCCATTTTATAAGCATACAGCAGGTCCTGCAGAATCAGTTTGACCGGTACTTTATCTTCATCAAATTTGGCTGGGTCATAGTTGGTGTTGGCGGAAATCGCTTGGTCAACAAACTTTTGCATGATGCCCACTAACTGCAAGTAGCCCTGATTATTTGGAATCGTCCACAGCAGTTCATAGTTTTGGCGATGTTCTTTAAAGCCGGGTACAACTTGTTTTAGGATGCCATCTTTTGAGGCTTTTACTGAGACAAAGCCACGCGGTGGTTCGATACCGTTGGTCGAGTTGGTTATTTGCGAAGACGTTTCGCAAGGCATCAACGCGGTCAGGGTCGAGTTACGCAGGCCGTGCTCTTTGATGTCGGCACGCAGGCTTTCCCAATCCAGGTGCAAAGGTTCATTACAAACGCTATCAAGCTCTTTTTTATAGGTGTCGATCGGCAAAATACCTTGCGAGTAGGTGGTCTCATTATAATATTCGCAGGTACCCAGTTCTGCGGCTAGTTTGTTCGACGCTTTCAGTAGGTAGTACTGGATGGCTTCAAATGCGCGGTGCACCAATCCGTTTGCAGAACCGTCCGAATATTTGGTGCCGTTTTTCGCGAGGTAATAGGCTAGGTTGGTGACGCCGACACCCAGAGTGCGGCGTCCCATGCTGGCGCGGTGTGCTGCAGGAACGGGATAATCTTGGTAATCCAGCAAGCTGTCGAGTGCGCGAACAATCAAATCCGAGAGTTTTTCCAATTCGTCAAGATTTTCCAATGCACCTAAGTTGAATGCCGAAAGTGTACAGAGTGCGATTTCACCATCTGGATCTTCGACTGAGTTCAATGGTTTGGTTGGTAAGGCGATTTCTAGGCACAAATTCGATTGATGAACCGGTGCTACTTTGGCATCAAACGGGCTATGCGTATTGCAGTGGTCGACGTTTTGAATGTAAATACGCCCAGTTTGCGCGCGTTCTTGAGCAACTTGGGTAAACAAGTCAATCGCTTTAACCTGCTTTTTACGAATGCTCGAGTCGGCTTCGTAGAGGCTGTACAGACGTTCAAATTCGGCTTGGTCTGCAAAGAAAGCGTCATACAGTCCTGGAACGTCCGATGGACTGAATAGGGTAATAAGACCGCCTTGCAACATACGTTGATACATCAACTTGTTGATTTGGACACCGTAATCAAGATGACGTGCACGGTTTTCTTCAACCCCTCGGTTGTTTTTCAAGACGACGAGAGATTCAACCTCTAAATGCCAAATAGGGTAGAACAGCGTGGCCGCACCGCCGCGCACGCCGCCTTGTGAGCAAGATTTAACCGCTGTTTGGAAGTGTTTGATAAACGGGATCATTCCAGTGTGATACGCCTCGCCACCACGGATTTCTGAACCCAGTGCGCGGATGCGACCAACATTGACGCCGATACCGGCACGTTGCGAAACGTATTTCACAATCGACGATGAGGTTGCGTTTATTGAGTCCAGTGAGTCGCCACATTCGATTAACACACAAGAGCTAAATTGACGAGTTGGCGTGCGCACCCCAGACATAATAGGGGTGGGGAGCGATAGCTTAAATAACGATGCCGCATCATAAAAATCTTTAACATATTGCATTCGTGTGGCTGGCGGATAGTGAGCAAACAAGCACATCGGAATGAGCATATAAATAAACTGCGGACTTTCGTAAATCTGCTTGGTCACACGGTTTTGTACTAAATATTTGCCTTCCAGTTGTTTGACTGCCGCGTAGCTAAAGGTTAAATCGCGATCGTGGTCCATGTAGTCATTTAATTCAGACAGCTCGTCCTTGCTGTAGTCCTGAATGATTTGACGGTCATAAACGCCACGTTCGGTCATCGCTTCGATATGGTTTTGCAGGTGCGGCGGTTCAAACTGACCAAACGCTTTTTTACGCAGGTGAAAAATCGCTAAACGTGCGGCCAGATGTTGATAATCTGGGCTTGTTTCCGAAATCAGATCCGCAGCCGATTTAATGATGGTTTCATGAATATCGGCGGTTTTGATGCCGGTATAGAACTGGATGTGCGAACGCAGTTCCACCTCGGAAACCGAAACATTTTCCAAGCCGCTGGCGGCCCAGTTAATCACACGATGGATTTTCTCAAGGTCGATTGGCTCGGTAGTGCCGTTGCGTTTGGTGACAAGTATATTTGGCTGGCTCATGGACGGATCTTTTAACCTGTGTATAAATTTCGCTGCGTAAAATTTATGCGATTGACGGATTTAATTGGTATTTCATAGGCTTAGCGATTACTTAGGTAATGCTGTGTTAAATAAATGGCCTATATTGCCTGTGTGCTTCTTGCTAAAGCCTACTATATGTAGTTGCCTATTGGCAATGCTGCACAGAATATAGTGGAAAATGGCCTTTGCCGCAAGTGTTAAGAGTCTGGGGATAATTCACAATTTTTTATCCACACACCTGTGGACAGTGTTGCTAAGCCCTGAATATATCGGCCTTTTTGCGGCGAATAAATCTGTGGATAACTTTGTGAATAGTGCATAGAAAAAAAGAAAATTTTTTTTATTTACTTTAAAAAAAAACTAGTGTAATTACGCCATTTTTTTGTTGAAAAAAACTTGCCTATTCTTGAGACCAGCTAGGCAGGGACTTGCAGACAATTCAGTAATTTCTGATATATTTCAATCGCTTGTTGACTTGGGTCCTCTTGCGTTACGGGGGTGAACAGAAACTCGACGCGTGAGTCGTTCCGATAGGCGATGATTTCACGACTCAGTTGTTGGTTACGCCATTGAAAGAGCATCCAAGGTTTACCGACTCGAAAGACGCCTTTCATGCGTAATAGAAGGGTGCCGTGTGCTGGTTGTTGTAAGCTTTCAAACAGCATTTGCAGGGCGCGCCAATCGAAAACGGCTTGTTCACAAAAACGCCAGCCAATGCTAAGCGTTTCTGCAGACGTTTGGAGTTGGAAGTCTTGTAGCATTGGATGCGGTTCAAAAGAGAGTGATTGTGTTTGAGTTTGGATGAAGTGCTGGCTCTGTGCGGTTAAACCGAATTTTGGTTGAACGCTGGGAGAAAATACCCACGCTTGAGTTGGTCGGCTGGCACTCTGCAGCGCCGCCAAAGGCAGTTGCGCTTGCTGGGTAAACAGCAATTGGTGTTTGGGTGGATAGAGTTGCGCGCCGAGTTGTTCCAGCAGAGCAAGTTGTGTTGTTGAGCAAAGATCGGTTTTATTGAACACTAAAATATCGGCCATATTGGCCAAATTTTGCCAGCTTAACTGTGTGTGCCACCGCGAGGCGTCAACTTCATCTGCGGCTAAGACGCAGATAATGTTATCCAGTTGTACTGGGTTGTGTAGATTGAGTTGGCGAATCATATCGACGAGAGAATCGACTTCGCTTAGGCCGGTTGGTTCAATCAAAATACGTTGATAACGATTGCTATCAATCAGTTGTTGCAGTTGGTTTTGTAGTTCACCGAGTGCGCTACAGCAGATGCAGCCGCCCGGAATTTGTTGGATGTCCACAGCGCCTTTGGCTTGTAAAATCG
Coding sequences:
- the urtC gene encoding urea ABC transporter permease subunit UrtC; amino-acid sequence: MSATMTATQKRTPVLVKLLEHDRGGKITISLLILTAIWVSIANLVIPPESLFHISAYGVTLLGKYFAFALLALSLDLVWGYLGILSLGHGAFFALGGYAMGMHLMREIGDRGVYGDPVLPDFMVFLNYQELPWFWYGFDNFFFAMLMVMFIPGLLAFVFGWLTFRSRVTGVYLSIITQALTFALMLAFFRNDMGFGGNNGLTDFKDVLGFDLQSDSTRVGLFLITVFALIVGYLISRAIITSKLGRVVMAVRDAESRVRFIGYRVEHFKLFVFVVAAMMAGVAGALYVPQVGIINPAVFSPLFSIELIIWVAIGGRGTLYGAILGAVLVSFSKTYFTGAFPEAWLYALGALFVLVTLFLPKGISGIQQQLKTQKWVKKFTKEKVNAA
- the urtA gene encoding urea ABC transporter substrate-binding protein, giving the protein MSMLHKNFKIGALTLGLITAGFAQAADTIKVGVLHSLSGTMAISETTLKDTVLMLIEEQNKKGGVLGKKLEAVVVDPASDWPLFAEKARGLIENDKVSTIFGCWTSVSRKSVLPVLEELKTPLFYPVQYEGEESSKYVFYTGAAPNQQAIPAVDYLMNEVGAKRWVLAGTDYVYPRTTNKILKAYLMSKGVAEKDIMINYTPFGHSDWQSIVSEIKSFGSTGKKTAVVSTINGDANIPFYKELGNQGLSSEDIPVVAFSVGEEELSGLDTKPLVGHLAAWNYFQSVEADANSEFIESWKKFAKNDKRVTNDPMEATYIGFNMWVKAVEKAGTDKPDAVVDAMIGISVPNLTGGYSSMMPNHHITKPVLIGEIQENGQFEVVSSTPGLVVGDAWSDFLPDSKDLISDWRAPLECGNYNVKTAKCSGQNF
- the urtD gene encoding urea ABC transporter ATP-binding protein UrtD, with protein sequence MQLRREPQHGLENVKLGDTLLYVNNISKSFDGFKALNNLSLTVNAGELRCIIGANGAGKSTMMDVITGKTKPDEGTVIFGNDIDLLKMDEPAIAKIGIGRKFQKPTVFPNHTVWENLELAMEADKGVFATLFAKMSGAQKDKLEQTIELIGLKEQPNYPAGALSHGQKQWLEIGMLLMQNPKLLLVDEPVAGMTPQEIDKTAALLNSLADEHHHSVVVVEHDMEFVRSIARKVTVLHEGSVLAENNMDAIQANEDVRRVYLGE
- the urtB gene encoding urea ABC transporter permease subunit UrtB, with product MLIRLLTLSFLMLLTQTTWAQSINDEQLRSELQQLTNAKLSTNERVITGLSDQNHPRLEAIFSAYLNDNLYYVQSTKQLIILTSNQSPYSALDAYTADALNPIDAALIKKVRSKNKIRQMLRAAISKLQLTDANPEKRLLAAQNIRSNASENERLLIENALQSETNETIQNILQETLLILKVSDDKQSKEERLSAITELSDALSNEAIQALLPLRAKNSQGEFTQDIELANAADKAIKTIEFHRDLWSHVETFFFGLSMGSVLLLVAIGLAITFGVMGVINMAHGEMIMIGAYTAFVMQQIMPGFIALSIWIAIPMAFLTAALVGILIERLVIRHLYGRPLETLLATFGISLILQQLARTIFSPLNKEVITPEFLAGSLQINDALSITYSRLYIVIFSVIIFLAVLYIMKYTSLGLQVRAVTQNRQMAKAMGINTDRIDMITFGLGSGLAGIAGVALSQLTNVGPNLGQAYIIDSFMVVVFGGVGNLWGTFIAAFALGELNKFIEPWQGAVLAKVIILVLIILFIQKKPRGLFPKKGRDAED
- a CDS encoding CobW family GTP-binding protein; the protein is MQNSPHITLVCGTLGAGKTTLLSHLFSQKPATENWAVIVNEFGAIGIDQAILQAKGAVDIQQIPGGCICCSALGELQNQLQQLIDSNRYQRILIEPTGLSEVDSLVDMIRQLNLHNPVQLDNIICVLAADEVDASRWHTQLSWQNLANMADILVFNKTDLCSTTQLALLEQLGAQLYPPKHQLLFTQQAQLPLAALQSASRPTQAWVFSPSVQPKFGLTAQSQHFIQTQTQSLSFEPHPMLQDFQLQTSAETLSIGWRFCEQAVFDWRALQMLFESLQQPAHGTLLLRMKGVFRVGKPWMLFQWRNQQLSREIIAYRNDSRVEFLFTPVTQEDPSQQAIEIYQKLLNCLQVPA
- the nrdA gene encoding class 1a ribonucleoside-diphosphate reductase subunit alpha, which gives rise to MSQPNILVTKRNGTTEPIDLEKIHRVINWAASGLENVSVSEVELRSHIQFYTGIKTADIHETIIKSAADLISETSPDYQHLAARLAIFHLRKKAFGQFEPPHLQNHIEAMTERGVYDRQIIQDYSKDELSELNDYMDHDRDLTFSYAAVKQLEGKYLVQNRVTKQIYESPQFIYMLIPMCLFAHYPPATRMQYVKDFYDAASLFKLSLPTPIMSGVRTPTRQFSSCVLIECGDSLDSINATSSSIVKYVSQRAGIGVNVGRIRALGSEIRGGEAYHTGMIPFIKHFQTAVKSCSQGGVRGGAATLFYPIWHLEVESLVVLKNNRGVEENRARHLDYGVQINKLMYQRMLQGGLITLFSPSDVPGLYDAFFADQAEFERLYSLYEADSSIRKKQVKAIDLFTQVAQERAQTGRIYIQNVDHCNTHSPFDAKVAPVHQSNLCLEIALPTKPLNSVEDPDGEIALCTLSAFNLGALENLDELEKLSDLIVRALDSLLDYQDYPVPAAHRASMGRRTLGVGVTNLAYYLAKNGTKYSDGSANGLVHRAFEAIQYYLLKASNKLAAELGTCEYYNETTYSQGILPIDTYKKELDSVCNEPLHLDWESLRADIKEHGLRNSTLTALMPCETSSQITNSTNGIEPPRGFVSVKASKDGILKQVVPGFKEHRQNYELLWTIPNNQGYLQLVGIMQKFVDQAISANTNYDPAKFDEDKVPVKLILQDLLYAYKMGLKTLYYHNTRDGADDNHEDDGCAGGACKL